Proteins from one Sylvia atricapilla isolate bSylAtr1 chromosome 1, bSylAtr1.pri, whole genome shotgun sequence genomic window:
- the MTPAP gene encoding LOW QUALITY PROTEIN: poly(A) RNA polymerase, mitochondrial (The sequence of the model RefSeq protein was modified relative to this genomic sequence to represent the inferred CDS: inserted 1 base in 1 codon), with amino-acid sequence MALRAGGPALALLRGRLHLPGPGVRGHARLGRSGAAAQPAAEEPGEDAEVSTRKKTFAEIQTERLDQAERTVLIKCPSKLNEKKLLQYLSSHGNVKSHFFFENRGINALIEFSEKSSIASLQDAVGIPGASEHHVVPFKSRLFTFTLKNPVSQRVEEAPLHLSPQCHIPVKDLIEKLCLADSISSQMYILLNEYQLTEENIKLRFLACSLVRDFACAYFPDSTVKPFGSSVNTFGKLGSDVDMFLDFGDTGKHATKMKKGPFEMEYQMKRLPSERLATQRILSVIGDCLDNFGPGCVNVQKILHARCPLVKFSHQPTGFQCDLSVSNSIAIRSSELLYIYGCLDSRVRALVFTIRCWARVHGLTNSAPGTWITNFSLTMMVMFFLQRRSPPIIPTLDQLKELADEKDKHIIGGYDCSFVSDLRKIKPTKNTETVDVLLGEFFEYFGNFDFRRNSINLRKGKEVNKPESSPLYIWNPFEQDLNISKNVNQPQLEKFIALARESAWILQKEDKTQQMINKEPWGLAALLIPFGKSNSSKMKNRMKGIGSETIRSLLDSLKLNNENXSTKSSGKVTLNTETQ; translated from the exons ATGGCGCTCCGCGCGGGAGGGCCTGCGCTGGCGCTGCTGCGGGGCCGCCTGCACCTCCCCGGGCCCGGCGTCCGCGGGCACGCCCGCCTCGGCCGCTCCGGTGCCGCCGCGCAGCCGGCTGCCGAGGAGCCGGGGGAAG ATGCTGAAGTCAGtaccagaaagaaaacatttgctgAAATCCAAACAGAACGACTGGATCAAGCTGAACGGACTGTTTTAATTAAGTGCCCATCAAAacttaatgagaaaaaattattgcagTACTTATCAAGTCATGGGAATGTTAAGAgtcatttcttttttgaaaatcGT GGCATCAATGCGTTAATAGAGTTTTCAGAAAAGAGCAGTATAGCCTCATTGCAGGATGCTGTTGGGATCCCAGGTGCTTCAGAGCATCATGTTGTCCCATTTAAATCAAGACTTTTTActttcacactgaaaaatccAGTGAGTCAACGCGTTGAAGAGGCACCACTTCACCTCTCTCCTCAGTGTCACATTCCAGTGAAAGACCTTATTGAAAAGCTTTGTCTTGCAGACAGT ATAAGCAGTCAGATGTACATTCTACTGAATGAGTATCAGcttacagaagaaaacatcaaGCTGCGATTTCTGGCCTGTTCTTTGGTTCGGGATTTTGCATGTGCCTATTTCCCAGACAGCACAGTAAAGCCGTTTGGCTCTTCAGTCAACACATTTGGAAAACTGGGGTCTGATGTGGACATGTTTTTGGACTTTGGTGATACAGGAAAGCATGCTACAAAAATG AAAAAAGGTCCCTTTGAAATGGAGTATCAGATGAAAAGATTACCATCAGAAAGATTAGCAACTCAGAGGATTCTTTCTGTGATTGGTGACTGCCTTGATAATTTTGGTCCTGGGTGTGTGAATGTCCAGAAGATCCTCCATGCCCGCTGCCCTCTGGTGAAATTTTCCCATCAGCCAACAGGATTCCAGTGTGATCTGTCAGTGAGCAACAG TATTGCAATCAGAAGTTCAGAACTGTTGTATATCTATGGCTGCCTTGATTCCCGTGTACGAGCACTAGTGTTCACTATACGCTGTTGGGCCCGTGTCCATGGACTTACTAACAGTGCTCCTGGTACCTGGATTACAAACTTCTCCCTCACCATGATGGTCATGTTTTTTCTGCAGAGGAGATCACCACCTATCATTCCAACACTAGACCAACTTAAAGAACTGGCAG ATGAAAAAGACAAGCATATAATTGGAGGGTATGATTGCTCATTTGTTAGTGATTTAAGGAAGATTAAACCTACAAAAAATACCGAAACAGTTG aTGTACTGTTGGGTGagttttttgaatattttggaaACTTTGATTTCAGAAGGAATTCCATAAATCTTCGAAAG ggaaaggaagtAAATAAGCCTGAGTCGTCTCCTCTTTATATCTGGAATCCCTTTGAACAAGACCTTAATATCAGCAAGAATGTTAATCAGCCACAGCTGGAGAAATTTATAGCTTTGGCCAGAGAAAGTGCCTGGATTTTACAGAAGGAAGATAAAACTCAGCAAATGATCAATAAAGAACCTTGGGGACTAGCAGCTCTACTGATACCATTTGGGAAAAGTAATTCCAGCAAGATGAAGAATAGGATGAAAGGAATAGGAAGTGAAACAATCAGAAGCCTCTTGGACTCTTTAAAgttaaataatgaaa agtCAACAAAAAGCAGTGGGAAAGTGActttaaacacagaaacacagtaG